One segment of Tistrella mobilis DNA contains the following:
- a CDS encoding class I adenylate-forming enzyme family protein produces the protein MRRQTLTDHIRDNADAFQNISDAIRAHAAERPGAPAVEDETTSLDWQGFNARIDAIAAALQQDGIGRGDKVAMLARNAVDVLALYMATLRAGACAVPLSTLASAEQLAAMVQDSGARLLAVDAYSLPLIEPALDRLGDARLIGFDMATGGEWPGGEWTGFADWLASAPATPAPVVIEALDLFNIIYSSGTTGVPKGIVHSHQMRGAQTRRIQTMGFGPDTVSIVSTPIYSNTTLAALLPTVLFGGLAVLMAKFDAGRFLELAEAKRATHAMLVPVQYTRILDHPDFDRRDLSSFQMKLSTSAPLRAEVKREIARRWPGGMIEIYGLTEGGISCLLDVIAYPDKLDTVGRPSAGAEILVIDEEGRQLPPGQIGELVGRGPAMMSGYHNLDEKTEEMLWHDAEGRVFFRSGDMGAIDEDGFVRLLDRRKDMIISGGFNIYAVDLEAVLFAHPAVADAAVIGVPSREWGETPLGLVVLKPGQQATAEEIRAWANERLGKAQRLSAVELRDELPRSPIGKVLKRELREPYKQAFEARAAV, from the coding sequence ATGCGCCGCCAGACTTTGACCGACCATATCCGCGACAACGCCGACGCTTTCCAGAACATCAGCGACGCGATCCGCGCCCATGCCGCCGAACGGCCCGGCGCACCGGCCGTCGAGGACGAGACCACCTCCCTCGACTGGCAGGGCTTCAATGCCCGGATCGATGCCATCGCCGCCGCCCTTCAGCAGGACGGGATCGGTCGCGGCGACAAGGTCGCGATGCTGGCCCGCAATGCGGTCGACGTGCTGGCGCTCTATATGGCGACCTTGCGGGCCGGCGCCTGCGCGGTGCCGCTCTCGACGCTGGCGAGTGCCGAACAGCTGGCGGCGATGGTACAGGATTCCGGCGCCCGCCTGCTGGCGGTGGATGCCTATTCGCTGCCGCTGATCGAACCGGCGCTGGATCGGCTGGGCGATGCCCGGCTGATCGGCTTCGACATGGCGACCGGCGGCGAGTGGCCCGGCGGCGAGTGGACCGGCTTTGCCGACTGGCTGGCCTCTGCCCCCGCCACGCCTGCCCCGGTGGTGATCGAGGCGCTCGACCTCTTCAACATCATCTACAGCTCGGGCACCACCGGGGTGCCCAAGGGCATCGTCCACAGCCATCAGATGCGCGGTGCGCAGACCCGGCGCATCCAGACCATGGGCTTCGGCCCCGACACCGTGTCGATCGTCTCGACCCCGATCTATTCCAACACCACGCTGGCCGCCCTGCTGCCGACGGTGCTGTTCGGCGGGCTTGCGGTGCTGATGGCCAAATTCGATGCCGGCCGCTTCCTGGAACTGGCCGAGGCGAAGCGGGCGACCCATGCCATGCTGGTGCCGGTGCAGTATACCCGCATCCTCGACCATCCGGATTTCGACCGCCGCGACCTGTCGTCCTTCCAGATGAAGCTGTCGACCAGCGCGCCGCTCAGGGCCGAGGTGAAGCGCGAGATCGCCCGGCGCTGGCCCGGCGGCATGATCGAGATCTACGGCCTGACCGAGGGTGGCATCTCGTGCCTGCTCGACGTCATCGCCTATCCCGACAAGCTCGATACCGTGGGCCGCCCCTCGGCCGGCGCCGAGATCCTGGTGATCGACGAAGAGGGGCGGCAACTGCCCCCGGGGCAGATCGGCGAACTGGTCGGCCGTGGTCCCGCGATGATGAGCGGCTACCACAACCTGGACGAGAAGACCGAGGAAATGCTCTGGCATGACGCCGAGGGCCGGGTGTTCTTCCGCTCGGGCGATATGGGCGCGATCGACGAGGACGGCTTCGTCCGCCTGCTCGACCGGCGCAAGGACATGATCATCTCGGGCGGCTTCAACATCTATGCGGTCGATCTGGAGGCGGTGCTCTTCGCCCATCCGGCCGTCGCCGATGCCGCGGTGATCGGCGTGCCCAGCCGGGAGTGGGGCGAAACCCCGCTCGGACTGGTGGTTCTGAAGCCGGGGCAGCAGGCGACCGCCGAGGAGATCCGCGCCTGGGCCAATGAGCGGCTGGGCAAGGCACAGCGGCTGTCGGCGGTGGAACTGCGCGACGAGCTGCCGCGCAGCCCGATCGGCAAGGTGCTGAAGCGCGAACTGCGCGAGCCCTATAAACAGGCCTTCGAGGCCCGCGCCGCCGTCTGA
- a CDS encoding acyl-CoA thioesterase — protein sequence MTTPARGTRADYRHFLPITTRWMDNDVYGHVNNVVYYSYFDTVVNEYLIRRDALDIHGGNVIGLVVESACRYMASLAFPEPVTAGLRVGRLGNSSVAYEIALFDGDADLAAAEGRFVHVYVDRKTRRPVPLPPALRAALEPLVVG from the coding sequence ATGACCACGCCGGCCCGCGGCACCCGCGCCGACTATCGCCATTTCCTGCCGATCACCACCCGGTGGATGGACAACGACGTCTATGGCCATGTGAACAACGTGGTCTATTACAGCTATTTCGACACTGTGGTGAACGAGTACTTGATCCGCCGCGACGCGCTCGACATCCATGGCGGCAACGTCATCGGCCTGGTCGTCGAAAGCGCCTGCCGTTACATGGCCTCGCTCGCCTTCCCCGAGCCGGTGACCGCCGGCCTGCGCGTCGGCCGGCTCGGCAACAGCTCGGTCGCCTACGAGATCGCGCTGTTCGACGGCGATGCCGATCTGGCGGCCGCCGAGGGCCGGTTCGTGCATGTCTATGTCGACCGCAAGACCCGCCGGCCGGTGCCGCTGCCGCCGGCGCTCAGGGCCGCTCTCGAACCGCTGGTGGTGGGCTGA
- a CDS encoding glutathione S-transferase family protein: MTDDAAPLTLIGSPGCGSAIVEMALALLGLPHVLEDLPYREPGPGRDRLLALNPTGKVPVLVIPGAAPDGRDLVMTETAAILLHLADLAGPRGAELVPAAGDPLRPVFLRWLVFLVAEIYPAVTVPEHADDAGLAGEPLAGFRAGMQVRRDGLWRMLEAAADPAGPWFLGSRFSAIDLYLVVMSAWTGGRARFAGVTPHLGAIAGRARAVPRVAAVLARHGDIQDPLQDGETA; encoded by the coding sequence ATGACCGATGATGCAGCCCCGCTTACCCTGATCGGATCGCCGGGCTGTGGCTCGGCGATCGTCGAGATGGCGCTCGCTCTGCTGGGGCTGCCCCATGTCCTTGAGGATCTGCCCTATCGGGAGCCCGGGCCCGGCCGCGACCGGCTGCTGGCGCTCAACCCCACCGGCAAGGTGCCGGTGCTGGTGATCCCCGGCGCCGCGCCGGATGGGCGCGATCTGGTGATGACCGAAACTGCCGCCATCCTGCTGCATCTGGCCGATCTGGCCGGCCCGCGCGGGGCGGAACTGGTGCCGGCGGCGGGCGATCCGCTCCGGCCCGTCTTCCTGCGCTGGCTGGTCTTCCTGGTGGCTGAAATCTATCCGGCGGTCACCGTGCCCGAACATGCCGACGATGCCGGCCTGGCAGGCGAACCGCTCGCCGGTTTCCGCGCCGGCATGCAGGTGCGGCGCGACGGGCTGTGGCGGATGCTCGAAGCCGCGGCCGACCCCGCCGGGCCCTGGTTCCTGGGCAGCCGCTTCTCTGCCATCGATCTTTATCTGGTCGTGATGAGCGCCTGGACCGGCGGGCGTGCCCGCTTTGCCGGGGTAACCCCGCATCTGGGCGCCATCGCCGGCAGGGCTCGGGCCGTGCCCCGGGTCGCGGCCGTGCTCGCCCGCCATGGCGACATCCAAGACCCGCTCCAGGACGGAGAGACCGCATGA